In Dromaius novaehollandiae isolate bDroNov1 chromosome 14, bDroNov1.hap1, whole genome shotgun sequence, a genomic segment contains:
- the ZFAND2A gene encoding AN1-type zinc finger protein 2A isoform X2, producing MELPDLGGPCSEPACRRWDFLPLKCNACGEAFCKDHIRYDDHKCRSAYKKNAQVPVCPLCNAPIPVRKGETPDAVVGAHIDKNCKYNPAQQKQRIFTNKCLKPGCKRKELMKVVCEQCNGNFCIKHRHPLDHDCKGSSHPISKAGYAALMRASETALKSTGVIGMPSNGSLQHNRCR from the exons ATGGAGCTACCGGACCTGGGCGGGCCCTGCTCGGAGCCCGCCTGCCGGCGTTGGG ACTTTCTTCCTCTGAAGTGCAATGCCTGTGGGGAAGCTTTCTGTAAAGATCACATCCGATATGATGACCACAAGTGTAGGTCTGCCTACAAAAAA AATGCGCAGGTTCCAGTGTGCCCACTGTGTAATGCACCTATCCCAGTACGGAAAGGGGAAACACCAGATGCTGTGGTTGGAGCCCACATTGATAAGAACTGCAAATACAATCCAGCTCAGCAAAAACAGAGG ATCTTCACAAACAAGTGCTTAAAGCCTGGCTGCAAAAGGAAAGAGCTGATGAAGGTAGTCTGTGAACAGTGCAATGGAAACTTTTGTATAAAACATCGGCATCCTCTGGATCATGACTGTAAGGGGAGCAGCCACCCCATCTCCAAGGCTGG GTATGCAGCTCTGATGAGAGCCTCTGAAACTGCCTTAAAATCAACAGGAGTAATTGGAATGCCCTCTAATGGGAGTCTTCAGCACAACAG atgcagataG
- the GPER1 gene encoding G-protein coupled estrogen receptor 1 yields METYSASISPVICNSTTFNLNGSHLCNESISSRLADKSEHQQYVIGLFLSCLYTIFLFPIGFVGNILILVVNISFREKMTIPDLYFVNLAVADLILVADSLIEVFNLDEKYYDITIICTFMSLFLQINMYSSIFFLTWMSFDRYIALAKVMRSNIFRTMQHARLSCGLIWMASISAALVPFTAVHLQHTGEVHFCFADVKEIQWLEITLGFIIPFVIIGLCYSLIVRVLVKAHKHRSLRLRRQKALRMIFVVVLVFFICWLPENVFISVQLLQKKSEPVSSSSPSFRHDYPLTGHIVNLAAFSNSCLNPLIYSFLGETFRDKLRLYIEQKTKMSTLNRFCQAALTSVIPDSNEQSEV; encoded by the coding sequence ATGGAAACTTACTCAGCCTCGATATCACCTGTTATATGTAACAGCACAACTTTTAACCTAAATGGATCACATTTGTGTAATGAAAGTATATCTTCTAGACTGGCTGATAAATCAGAACACCAACAATATGTTATTGGACTGTTCTTGTCATGCCTTTATACAATATTCCTTTTTCCTATTGGTTTTGTAGGAAACATTCTGATACTGGTTGTAAACATAAGCTTTCGTGAAAAAATGACTATTCCAGACCTTTACTTTGTAAATCTTGCAGTAGCTGATCTCATTTTAGTTGCTGATTCCCTCATTGAGGTTTTTAATCTTGATGAGAAGTATTATGATATCACTATTATTTGTACCTTTATGTCTTTGTTTCTTCAGATCAACATGTAtagcagcattttctttctgacttGGATGAGCTTTGACAGATACATAGCACTGGCAAAAGTAATGAGGTCCAACATATTTCGCACTATGCAACACGCTAGATTAAGCTGTGGTCTCATATGGATGGCGTCTATTTCTGCAGCACTAGTTCCATTTACAGCCGTGCATTTGCAACACACTGGAGAGGTccatttttgttttgcagatgtAAAAGAAATTCAGTGGCTAGAAATAACCTTGGGGTTTATCATTCCCTTTGTGATCATCGGTCTTTGTTACTCATTAATTGTTCGAGTTCTTGTAAAAGCacacaaacataggagtcttcgTCTGCGGCGACAAAAGGCTCTTCgaatgatttttgttgttgtcttgGTTTTCTTTATCTGCTGGTTACCTGAAAACGTCTTCATTAGTGTTCAGCTTCTTCAAAAGAAAAGCGAACCTGTCTCTTCAAGCAGCCCATCTTTCAGACATGATTATCCTTTAACAGGACATATTGTGAACCTAGCAGCTTTTTCTAATAGCTGTTTGAACCCCTTAATTTACAGTTTTCTAGGTGAAACCTTCAGAGACAAACTGCGACTGTATATTgaacagaaaactaaaatgtcAACGTTAAATCGCTTTTGTCAGGCTGCGTTAACGTCTGTCATTCCTGACAGTAATGAGCAATCGGAAGTCTGA
- the ZFAND2A gene encoding AN1-type zinc finger protein 2A isoform X1, protein MELPDLGGPCSEPACRRWDFLPLKCNACGEAFCKDHIRYDDHKCRSAYKKNAQVPVCPLCNAPIPVRKGETPDAVVGAHIDKNCKYNPAQQKQRIFTNKCLKPGCKRKELMKVVCEQCNGNFCIKHRHPLDHDCKGSSHPISKAGYAALMRASETALKSTGVIGMPSNGSLQHNRYKLQHEKNQG, encoded by the exons ATGGAGCTACCGGACCTGGGCGGGCCCTGCTCGGAGCCCGCCTGCCGGCGTTGGG ACTTTCTTCCTCTGAAGTGCAATGCCTGTGGGGAAGCTTTCTGTAAAGATCACATCCGATATGATGACCACAAGTGTAGGTCTGCCTACAAAAAA AATGCGCAGGTTCCAGTGTGCCCACTGTGTAATGCACCTATCCCAGTACGGAAAGGGGAAACACCAGATGCTGTGGTTGGAGCCCACATTGATAAGAACTGCAAATACAATCCAGCTCAGCAAAAACAGAGG ATCTTCACAAACAAGTGCTTAAAGCCTGGCTGCAAAAGGAAAGAGCTGATGAAGGTAGTCTGTGAACAGTGCAATGGAAACTTTTGTATAAAACATCGGCATCCTCTGGATCATGACTGTAAGGGGAGCAGCCACCCCATCTCCAAGGCTGG GTATGCAGCTCTGATGAGAGCCTCTGAAACTGCCTTAAAATCAACAGGAGTAATTGGAATGCCCTCTAATGGGAGTCTTCAGCACAACAGGTATAAGCTGCAGCATGAGAAAAACCAAGGATGA
- the ZFAND2A gene encoding AN1-type zinc finger protein 2A isoform X3 produces MVKYLDFLPLKCNACGEAFCKDHIRYDDHKCRSAYKKNAQVPVCPLCNAPIPVRKGETPDAVVGAHIDKNCKYNPAQQKQRIFTNKCLKPGCKRKELMKVVCEQCNGNFCIKHRHPLDHDCKGSSHPISKAGYAALMRASETALKSTGVIGMPSNGSLQHNRYKLQHEKNQG; encoded by the exons ATGGTGAAGTACTTGG ACTTTCTTCCTCTGAAGTGCAATGCCTGTGGGGAAGCTTTCTGTAAAGATCACATCCGATATGATGACCACAAGTGTAGGTCTGCCTACAAAAAA AATGCGCAGGTTCCAGTGTGCCCACTGTGTAATGCACCTATCCCAGTACGGAAAGGGGAAACACCAGATGCTGTGGTTGGAGCCCACATTGATAAGAACTGCAAATACAATCCAGCTCAGCAAAAACAGAGG ATCTTCACAAACAAGTGCTTAAAGCCTGGCTGCAAAAGGAAAGAGCTGATGAAGGTAGTCTGTGAACAGTGCAATGGAAACTTTTGTATAAAACATCGGCATCCTCTGGATCATGACTGTAAGGGGAGCAGCCACCCCATCTCCAAGGCTGG GTATGCAGCTCTGATGAGAGCCTCTGAAACTGCCTTAAAATCAACAGGAGTAATTGGAATGCCCTCTAATGGGAGTCTTCAGCACAACAGGTATAAGCTGCAGCATGAGAAAAACCAAGGATGA